In Acinonyx jubatus isolate Ajub_Pintada_27869175 chromosome B3, VMU_Ajub_asm_v1.0, whole genome shotgun sequence, a genomic segment contains:
- the CEBPE gene encoding CCAAT/enhancer-binding protein epsilon, with translation MSHGTYYECEPRAGQQPLEFSGGRAGPGELGDMCEHEASIDLSAYIESGEEQLLSDLFTVKPAPEARGLKGPGTPAFPHYLPPDPRPFAYPPHTFGPDRKALGPGIYSSPGSYDPRAVAVKEEPRGPEGSRGASRGGYNPLQYQVAHCGQTAMHLPPALAAPSQPLRVLKAPVAAAAPPCSPLLKAPSPAGPSHKGKKAVNKDSLEYRLRRERNNIAVRKSRDKAKRRILETQQKVLEYMAENERLRSRVEQLTQELDTLRNLFRQIPEAANLIKGVGGCS, from the exons ATGTCCCACGGGACCTACTACGAGTGTGAGCCCCGGGCTGGCCAGCAGCCACTCGAGTTCTCAGGGGGCAGAGCGGGGCCTGGAGAGCTGGGGGACATGTGTGAGCATGAGGCCTCCATCGACCTCTCCGCCTACATCGAGTCTGGGGAGGAACAGCTCCTCTCTGACCTCTTCACTGTGAAGCCAGCACCTGAGGCCAGAGGGCTTAAGGGACCTGGaacccctgccttcccccactaCCTGCCGCCCGACCCACGGCCCTTCGCCTACCCGCCACATACCTTCGGCCCTGACAGGAAGGCACTGGGGCCTGGCATCTACAGCAGCCCAGGGAGCTACGACCCCAGGGCTGTGGCCGTGAAGGAGGAGCCCCGGGGACCAGAGGGCAGCCGAGGGGCCAGCCGTGGTGGCTACAATCCTCTGCAGTACCAAGTAGCACACTGTGGGCAGACGGCCATgcacctgcccccagccctggcagcgCCCAGCCAGCCCCTGCGCGTCCTCAAG GCCCCTGTGGCCGCCGCCGCACCCCCCTGCAGCCCCCTCCTCAAGGCGCCATCCCCAGCTGGCCCCTCACACAAAGGCAAGAAGGCGGTGAACAAGGACAGCCTGGAGTACCGGCTTCGGCGGGAGCGGAACAACATTGCTGTGCGCAAGAGCAGGGACAAGGCCAAGAGGCGCATCCTGGAGACGCAACAGAAGGTGCTGGAGTACATGGCAGAGAACGAGCGCCTCCGCAGCCGCGTGGAGCAGCTGACCCAGGAGCTGGACACCCTCCGAAACCTCTTCCGCCAGATCCCCGAGGCTGCCAACCTCATCAAGGGCGTGGGGGGCTGCAGCTGA
- the CIROP gene encoding ciliated left-right organizer metallopeptidase, translated as MLLLLFLGIAASRCLHDETQKSVSLLRPPLSQLAPDFRSASFTHPGSRDPQPLRIRTCYIRDPVSDGAWDTEGAGRRGVPHALVAARQAARRLQGVLAVPPVQGPLLLSRDPAQYCHAVWGDPDTPNYHRCSLLNPGYKGESCLGVKIPDAHLRGYALWPEQGPPQLVQPDGPGVQNTDFLLYVRIAHTSKCHGEPSIIAYAACCQLDSEDRPLAGTIVYCAQHLASPSLSHSDIITATLHELLHALGFSGQLFKKWRDCPSGPGVPENCSTRPQVTRRDEWGQLLLTTPAVSHSLAKHLGVLGASLGVPLEEEGALSSHWEARLLQGSVMTATFNGARRTRLDPVTLAAFKDSGWYQVNHSAAEELLWGRGSGLEFGLVTTCGAGSSDFFCTGSGLGCHYLHLDKGSCSSDPMLEGCRMYKPLANGSECWKKENGFPPGADNPHGEIYHSQSRCFLANLTSQLLRGDETRRPSQIPHLKEAELTGRCYLHQCTERGAYNVQVEGSPWASCLPGKAIQIPGYHGLLFCPRGRLCQTNEGTNAVTSPPVSLATQDPLFHLSLQLAGPPGHSVGKETLEELTEAVLQALVSRGHTGRCYFHSPSTSTGLVFTVYMWKSSGCHGPSVGMLHRALTLSLQKKPLEVYYGGASFTTEHIKSLVTLDHNSSMTHLGLSMGLCLTLLILVGALGTMAYQRRAILQVAPAAPHHSPELQETRGPVEGIREM; from the exons atgttgctgctgctgttcctGGGGATTGCTGCAAGCAGATGCCTACACGATGAGACACAGAAGTCTGTGAGCCTGCTCAGGCCCCCTCTCTCCCAACTTGCCCCAGACTTCCGTTCTGCTTCCTTCACCCACCCTGGCTCTCGTGATCCTCAGCCCCTGAGAATCCGAACCTGCTATATCAGAGATCCTGTATCAGATGGGGCTTGGGATACTGAGGGAGCCGGAAGGAGAGGAGTACCTCATGCCCTGGTGGCTGCCAGACAGGCCGCTAGGCGACTCCAGGGTGTCCTCGCAG tCCCTCCAGTGCAAGGACCCCTGCTTCTGAGTCGAGACCCTGCACAGTACTGCCATGCTGTCTGGGGAGACCCAGACACCCCAAACTACCACAG GTGCAGCCTCTTGAACCCAGGGTACAAAGGAGAGAGTTGCCTGGGAGTAAAG ATCCCTGATGCCCATCTCCGTGGTTACGCACTGTGGCCAGAGCAGGGTCCCCCACAACTGGTCCAGCCAGATGGGCCTGGGGTCCAAAACACTGATTTTCTCCTGTATGTGCGGATTGCCCACACTTCCAAGTGCCATGGAGAG CCTTCTATCATAGCCTATGCTGCCTGCTGCCAGCTGGACTCAGAAGACAGGCCCCTTGCTGGTACCATTGTCTACTGTGCCCAACATCTTgccagccccagcctcagccatAGTGACATCATCACG GCCACACTACATGAATTGCTCCATGCTCTGGGTTTCTCTGGACAGCTCTTCAAGAAGTGGCGGGATTGCCCCTCAGGACCCGGTG TTCCAGAGAACTGTTCTACAAGGCCACAAGTCACAAGGCGTGATGAGTGGGGACAGCTGCTTCTCACTACCCCAGCTGTTAGCCACAGCCTGGCCAAACACTTGGGAGTGCTGGGGGCTTCACTGGGTGTTCCCTTGGAAGAAGAG GGCGCTTTGTCTTCACACTGGGAGGCCCGACTGCTCCAGGGTTCTGTAATGACCGCTACCTTCAATGGTGCCCGGCGCACTCGACTTGATCCCGTCACTCTTGCTGCCTTCAAAGATTCAGGCTGGTACCAAGTCAACCACAGTGCTGCAGAGGAGCTGTTGTGGGGCCGGG GATCTGGCCTGGAATTTGGCCTGGTGACCACATGTGGGGCTGGCTCCTCAGACTTCTTCTGTACTGGCAG CGGACTGGGCTGCCACTACCTGCACCTGGACAAGGGGAGCTGTTCCTCAGACCCCATGCTGGAAGGCTGCCGCATGTACAAGCCCCTGGCCAATGGG AGTGAATgctggaagaaggaaaatggatTCCCACCTGGGGCAGACAACCCCCACGGGGAAATTTACCATTCCCAGAGTCGTTGCTTCCTTGCCAACCTCACTTCACAACTGCTCCGTGGGGACGAGACCAGGCGTCCCTCTCAGATCCCACACCTGAAGGAAGCAGAGCTCACTGGCCGCTGCTACTTACATCAATGCACAGAAAGGGGAGCATACAATGTGCAGGTAGAGGGGTCACCCTGGGCCTCATGCCTTCCTGGAAAGGCTATTCAG ATACCTGGGTACCATGGTCTTCTCTTCTGTCCCCGGGGTCGGCTGTGTCAAACAAATGAAGGTACCAATGCTGTTACTTCCCCACCTGTGAGTCTTGCCACCCAAGACCCGTTATTCCATCTGTCTTTACAATTAGCTGGGCCCCCAGGCCACTCTGTGGGGAAAGAAACGCTAGAAGAGCTGACTGAAGCAGTACTACAGGCTCTGGTGAGCAGAGGCCACACTGGCAG GTGCTATTTCCACAGCCCCTCCACCAGCACTGGACTGGTGTTCACTGTGTACATGTGGAAGTCCTCTGGCTGCCACGGGCCTTCGGTTGGTATGCTGCACAGGGCCCTGACCCTGAGTCTCCAGAAGAAGCCCCTGGAAGTATATTATGGAGGAGCCAGCTTTACCACAGAACACATCAA